The following coding sequences lie in one Gorilla gorilla gorilla isolate KB3781 chromosome 5, NHGRI_mGorGor1-v2.1_pri, whole genome shotgun sequence genomic window:
- the LOC101123867 gene encoding trace amine-associated receptor 2, whose translation MAVSSEQHELSYFKRTQTKKETFNCSEYGNRSCPENERSLGVRVAMYSFMAGSIFITIFGNLAIIISISYFKQLHTPTNFLILSMAITDFLLGFTIMPYSMIRLVENCWYFGLTFCKIHYSFDLMLSITSIFHLCSVAIDRFYAICYPLRYSTKITIPVIKRLLLLCWLVPGAFAFGVVFSETSADGIEGYDILVACSSSCPVMFNKLWGTTLFMAGFFTPGSMMVGIYGKIFAVSRKHAHAINNLRENQNNQVKKDKKAAKTLGIVMGVFLLCWFPCFFTILLDPFLNFSTPVVLFDALTWFGYFNSTCNPLIYGFFYPWFRRALKYILLGKIFSSHFRTTNLCMQKESE comes from the exons ATGGCTGTCTCATCAGAGCAACATGAACTTTCATATTTCAAAAGAACACAGACAAAAAAG GAAACATTCAATTgctctgaatatggaaatagatCTTGCCCAGAAAATGAAAGATCTCTGGGTGTCCGAGTGGCTATGTATTCATTTATGGCAGGATCCATATTCATCACAATATTTGGCAATCTTGCCATCATAATTTCCATTTCCTACTTCAAGCAGCTTCACACACCAACCAACTTCCTCATCCTCTCCATGGCCATCACTGATTTCCTCCTGGGATTCACCATCATGCCATATAGTATGATCAGATTGGTGGAGAACTGCTGGTATTTTGGGCTTACATTTTGCAAGATTCATTATAGTTTTGACCTGATGCTTAGCATAACATCCATTTTTCATCTTTGCTCGGTGGCCATTGATAGATTTTATGCTATCTGTTACCCATTACGTTATTCCACCAAAATAACTATTCCAGTCATTAAAAGATTGCTACTTCTATGTTGGTTGGTCCCTGGAGCATTTGCCTTCGGGGTGGTCTTCTCAGAGACCTCTGCAGATGGAATAGAGGGCTATGACATCTTGGTTGCTTGTTCCAGTTCCTGCCCAGTGATGTTCAACAAGCTATGGGGGACCACCTTGTTTATGGCAGGTTTCTTCACTCCTGGGTCTATGATGGTGGGGATTTATGGCAAAATTTTTGCAGTATCCAGAAAACATGCTCATGCCATCAATAACTTGCgagaaaatcaaaataatcaagtgaagaaagacaaaaaagctGCCAAAACTTTAGGAATAGTGATGGGAGTTTTCTTATTATGTTGGTTTCCTTGTTTCTTCACAATTTTATTGGATCCCTTTTTGAACTTCTCTACTCCTGTAGTTTTGTTTGATGCCTTGACATGGTTTGGCTATTTTAACTCCACATGTAATCCATTAATATATGGTTTCTTCTATCCCTGGTTTCGCAGAGCACTGAAGTACATTTTGCTAGGTAAAATTTTCAGCTCACATTTCCGTACTACTAATTTGTGTATGCAAAAAGAGAGTGAGTAG
- the TAAR1 gene encoding trace amine-associated receptor 1, protein MMPFCHNIINISCVKNNWSNDVRASLYSLMVLIILTTLVGNLMVIVSISHFKELHTPTNWLIHSMATVDFLLGCLVMPYSMVRSAEHCWYFGEVFCKIHTSIDITLSSASIFHLSFISIDRYYAVCDPLRYKAKINILVICVMIFISWSVPAVFAFGMIFLELNFKGAEEIYYKHVHCRGGCSVFFSKISGVLAFMTSFYIPGSIMLCVYYRIYLIAKEQARLINNANQKLQIGLEMKNGISQSKERKAVKTLGIVMGVFLICWCPFFICTVMDPFLHYIIPPTLNDVLIWFGYLNSTFNPMVYAFFYPWFRKALKMILFGKIFQKDSSRCKLFLELSS, encoded by the coding sequence ATGATGCCCTTTTGCcacaatataattaatatttcctGTGTGAAAAACAACTGGTCAAATGATGTCCGTGCTTCCCTGTACAGTTTAATGGTGCTCATAATTCTGACCACACTCGTTGGCAATCTGATGGTTATTGTTTCTATATCACACTTCAAAGAACTTCATACCCCGACAAATTGGCTCATTCATTCCATGGCCACTGTGGACTTTCTTCTGGGGTGTCTGGTCATGCCTTACAGTATGGTGAGATCTGCTGAGCACTGTTGGTATTTTGGAGAAGTCTTCTGTAAAATTCACACAAGCATCGACATTACGCTGAGCTCAGCCTCcattttccatttgtctttcaTCTCCATTGACCGCTACTATGCTGTGTGTGATCCATTGAGATATAAAGCCAAGATCAATATCTTGGTTATTTGTGTGATGATCTTCATTAGTTGGAGTGTCCCCGCTGTTTTTGCATTTGGAATGATCTTTCTGGAGCTAAACTTCAAAGGCGCTGAAGAGATATATTACAAACATGTTCACTGCAGAGGAGGTTGCTCTGTCTTCTTTAGCAAAATATCTGGGGTACTGGCCTTTATGACTTCTTTTTATATACCTGGATCTATTATGTTATGTGTCTATTACAGAATATATCTTATCGCTAAAGAGCAGGCAAGATTAATTAATAATGCCAATCAGAAGCTCCAAattggattggaaatgaaaaatggaatTTCACAAAGCAAAGAAAGGAAAGCTGTGAAGACATTGGGGATTGTGATGGGAGTTTTCCTAATATGCTGGTGCCCTTTCTTTATCTGTACAGTCATGGACCCTTTTCTTCACTACATTATTCCACCTACTTTGAATGATGTATTGATTTGGTTTGGCTACTTGAACTCTACATTTAATCCAATGGTTTATGCATTTTTCTATCCTTGGTTTAGAAAAGCACTGAAGATGATTCTGTTTGGTAAAATTTTCCAAAAAGATTCATCCAGGTGTAAATTATTTTTGGAATTGAGTtcatag